One part of the Leclercia sp. LSNIH1 genome encodes these proteins:
- a CDS encoding phage tail protein, with protein sequence MSETQLESLTAFFRANVPERAMQGFTSLIDEMRIIPAAKDLGLGQYRQAVIRYSAQLAWERFPYRLCPPQLLVSLMEAWLDDYGSTVMDELGITDAEPDWDVSPEDEETAVVVLTMPLIEELVIRQDENGAVPWRGERWSLVDPEVLTAFSATVFSTDPAGAPVGDA encoded by the coding sequence ATGAGTGAAACACAGCTGGAATCACTGACCGCCTTTTTCCGGGCAAATGTGCCTGAGCGTGCCATGCAGGGCTTTACCAGCCTGATTGATGAAATGCGCATTATTCCGGCCGCAAAAGATTTGGGGCTGGGGCAGTACCGACAGGCGGTGATTCGCTACAGCGCGCAGCTGGCTTGGGAGCGTTTCCCGTACCGGCTTTGCCCGCCGCAGCTGCTGGTTTCGCTGATGGAGGCCTGGCTGGATGACTACGGCAGCACCGTGATGGATGAGCTGGGTATCACGGATGCCGAACCGGACTGGGATGTATCCCCGGAGGATGAGGAAACCGCCGTGGTGGTGCTGACCATGCCGCTGATTGAAGAACTGGTGATCCGCCAGGACGAAAACGGCGCTGTCCCGTGGCGAGGTGAACGCTGGTCACTCGTTGACCCGGAGGTGCTGACGGCATTCAGTGCGACGGTATTCAGTACCGATCCCGCTGGCGCACCTGTGGGTGACGCCTGA
- a CDS encoding head completion/stabilization protein, with product MFSGNPIYYNNEPLTNNGFWPDLNLKDFQAARAIPPDMDAGTVGQALLAAVTEVNAGLASVEEKHRAAGHATAASVPGVSLGGINGLCAQYTKAVFARAKADLLGEFATIGRRDSHPGQESEETRAGLLAESSVTIRLMKGLKRVTVSKV from the coding sequence ATGTTTAGCGGGAATCCGATCTACTACAACAATGAGCCGTTGACCAATAACGGTTTCTGGCCGGATCTGAACCTGAAAGATTTTCAGGCGGCGCGCGCCATTCCGCCCGATATGGACGCGGGAACCGTTGGCCAGGCATTACTGGCGGCGGTAACGGAAGTGAATGCGGGGCTGGCCTCTGTGGAGGAAAAGCACCGGGCGGCAGGTCATGCGACGGCGGCCAGTGTGCCCGGCGTCAGCCTGGGCGGGATTAACGGGCTTTGTGCGCAGTACACCAAAGCGGTGTTTGCCCGCGCTAAGGCCGATTTGCTGGGAGAGTTCGCCACCATCGGGCGACGTGACAGCCATCCGGGGCAGGAGAGCGAGGAAACCCGCGCCGGGTTACTGGCGGAATCCTCCGTCACCATCCGGCTGATGAAAGGGCTGAAACGGGTAACGGTGAGCAAGGTATGA
- the gpM gene encoding phage terminase small subunit, protein MALSPAQRHNQKIAVQKQLERRQAVESLDSLHVQIQALNQDVAWLRTLPTISDRVAYKRDVLLPKWMPTVTAYLDSGSVFAHPVFAWCVIWLFDAGDLDKALELADIAIAQQQPTPDNIRSTFPAFVADTVMAWAESTAAAGESIEPYFSRTFENVTTRWRLHEEITAKWFKFAGLLLLRDDSGQPRATAVEDAETLEKAAVLLATAEKLYKRVGVGTMRNQIAARLRSLAKEQ, encoded by the coding sequence ATGGCACTGTCACCTGCGCAACGCCACAACCAGAAGATTGCCGTACAAAAGCAGCTGGAGCGCCGTCAGGCCGTCGAAAGCCTCGACAGTCTGCATGTGCAAATCCAGGCGCTGAATCAGGATGTTGCCTGGCTTCGTACCCTGCCGACGATTTCCGACCGGGTTGCGTATAAGCGTGACGTGCTGCTGCCGAAGTGGATGCCGACAGTAACGGCGTATCTGGACAGTGGCAGCGTGTTTGCACACCCGGTCTTTGCCTGGTGCGTGATCTGGCTGTTTGATGCCGGGGATCTGGATAAGGCACTGGAGCTGGCAGATATCGCCATTGCGCAGCAGCAACCGACGCCAGACAACATCCGCAGCACCTTCCCGGCATTCGTGGCCGATACGGTCATGGCCTGGGCGGAAAGCACGGCGGCAGCGGGGGAAAGTATCGAGCCGTATTTCTCCCGCACCTTTGAGAACGTCACCACGCGCTGGCGGCTGCACGAAGAAATCACCGCGAAGTGGTTCAAGTTCGCCGGGCTGCTGCTGCTGCGTGATGACAGTGGCCAGCCCCGCGCCACGGCAGTGGAGGACGCGGAAACGCTGGAAAAAGCCGCTGTGCTGCTGGCGACGGCGGAGAAACTTTATAAGCGGGTGGGCGTGGGGACGATGCGCAACCAGATTGCCGCGCGCCTGCGCAGCCTGGCAAAAGAACAATAA